A region from the Vicia villosa cultivar HV-30 ecotype Madison, WI linkage group LG3, Vvil1.0, whole genome shotgun sequence genome encodes:
- the LOC131657530 gene encoding uncharacterized protein LOC131657530, with amino-acid sequence MSNIECLNNTPSPSSGCFKCNVDAAFNQRVGSTNRGWCIRNDHGNFIAAGTAWDMCNFSVLEAEALAVKEAIQASSSFHNAPMIFESDSQQVVKALGSNSKGSSEFITIINSIKSLLLDFPNFEVKFIKRQANMVVHTLAKAANSWSRRCLFDVIPPCITFHLINESS; translated from the coding sequence ATGTCAAATATTGAGTGTTTAAATAACACTCCTTCTCCTTCTTCTGGTTGTTTTAAATGTAATGTCGATGCAGCGTTTAATCAGCGTGTCGGATCTACGAACCGTGGTTGGTGTATTCGCAATGATCATGGTAATTTTATTGCCGCAGGTACTGCGTGGGATATGTGTAATTTCTCGGTGCTAGAGGCGGAGGCTTTAGCTGTTAAGGAAGCAATCCAAGCTAGTTCTTCGTTTCACAATGCTCCAATGATTTTTGAGAGTGATTCCCAACAGGTGGTCAAAGCTCTTGGTTCCAATTCGAAGGGTAGTTCGGAGTTTATCACTATTATTAATTCTATTAAGTCGTTACTTCTAGATTTTCCCAACTTTGAAGTTAAGTTCATaaagcgtcaagcgaatatggttgtcCATACTTTAgccaaggcggccaattcttggtctcgACGCTGTTTGTTTgatgtaattcctccttgtattacTTTCCATTTGATTAATGAAAGCAGTTGA
- the LOC131654902 gene encoding uncharacterized protein LOC131654902 — MAIDSEPESVRQCLVDRFMSTGNTECLHLWAYNTRPVGAHWLLLAINPIREVVYYLNSVNGEWTNYPAMKDIVDLSIQVFRSQRDAQVSRTKSSNITWIQVQCPQQKNSYDCGYFVLRFMKEILQANQLEIPITYLDEFRATGYPRLKLEEIKEDLCHFYIKRFFM, encoded by the exons atggcaattgattcggaaccggaatcagttagacagtgcttagtagatagattcatgtccaccggcaatacagaatgtctgcatctttgggcgtataatactcgaccagtagg agcacactggttgctgcttgctatcaaccctataagggaagtcgtgtattatctgaattcggtaaatggtgaatggaccaattatccggccatgaaggacatcgttgattt atcaatacaagtgttccgaagtcaacgggacgcacaggtatcccgaactaaatctagcaacattacttggatccaagtgcag tgcccgcaacagaaaaacagttacgattgcggatactttgtattgaggtttatgaaagaaatccttcaggcaaatcaattagagattccgatcacg taccttgacgaattccgtgccactggatacccgagacttaagttggaagaaataaaagaggatttgtgtcatttttatattaagcgctttttcatgtag